In Candidatus Dormiibacterota bacterium, the sequence GGGAACGCCGATCACCGGCAGGGGGGTGAGGGCGGCGAGCACGCCGGGCAGCGCCGCGGCGGCGCCGGCCCCGGCGACGAGCACCCGCAGTCCGCGCCCCGGGGCGGTGGCAGCGTAGCGCTGGAGCACGTCGAGGGCGCGGTGGGCGGAGATCACCGCGGTCTCGTGGCCGATGCCGTAGTCCTCGAGCACCTCCGCGCAGCGTTGCATCGCCGCCGCGTCGCTCTCGCTTCCCATGACGATGCCGACCCGCACCGGGGCGCCGCTCACCGGCCCGCCGCTCCGGGCGCCGCGGCCACCTGGGCACCGGCGGGGTCGGCGATGTCACCGCGGTGCTGCATCCCCTCGAAGCGCACCCGCCCGAGGTTGGCGTAGGCGCGCTCGCGCGCGGCCGCGATGGTGTCGCCGCGCGCGACCACGGTGAGCACCCGCCCGCCGGCGGTGCGCACCGTCCCGTCGGGATCGCGGCGGGTGCCGGCGTGGAAGAGGAGGGCGTCGCCGTCGAGCGCCTCCAGGCCGGTGATCGCGTCGCCGCCGCGGACGCTGCCCGGGTACCCGGCGGCGGCGGCGACCACGCCCACGGCGGCGCCGGCGAGCGCCCGCGCCCTGCCCCCCTCGAGCCCGCCGCGGGCGCAGGCGGTGAGGAGGTCGAGCAGGTCCTCGCCGAGGAGCGGCAGCACCACCTGGGTCTCGGGGTCGCCGAGGCGGGCGTTGAACTCCACCAGGCGCGGGCCCGCGTCGGTGAGCATGAGCCCGGCGTAGAGACAGCCCCGGAAGGGCGTGCCCTGGGCGCGCAGTGCGGCCACACAGGGCTCCACGAAGCGCCGCAGGGCGTCGTCGAGGGTGGAATCGGGGTCGAGCCCGGCGGGCGGCGCGTAGGCGCCCATGCCGCCGGTGTTGGGCCCCCGGTCGCCGTCGTGGATGCGCTTGTAGTCGCAGGCGGGAGCGAGCGCCCGCACCGAGTCGCCGTCGCTGAGGGCGAGGACGCTCACCTCCCGGCCGCTCATCCGCTCCTCGACGACCACCCGGGTGCCTGCCTCGCCGAAGCGGCCCTCGAGCAGGCAGGCGTCGATCGCGGCCCGGGCGGCGGCGGCGTCGTCGCAGACGGTCACCCCCTTGCCCAGGGCGAGCCCGTCGGCCTTCACCACGCAGGTGCCGAGCTCGGCGGCGAAGCCGTGGAGACGGTGACGGTCGTCGACGCCGCCGGCCTGCCAGGCGGCGGTGGGGATGCCCGCGCTGCCGGCGAGGAGCTTGGTGAACTCCTTCGACGACTCCACCCGCCCCGCCGCGCGGGTGGGACCGAACACCGCGATGCCGCGCTCGGCGCAGCCGTCGGCGAGGCCGGCCGCGATCGCCCCGTCGGGACCGATGACCACCAGGTCGACCTCGCGCTCGACCGCCAGCCGTACCATCGCGGGGACGTCGTCTGCGGCGACGGCGACGTTCTCGGCGAGCCCGGCGGTGCCGCCGTTTCCCGGCGCGCAGATCAGCTCGGTGCCGGGGTGCCGCGCGCATCCCCAGGCCAGCGCGTGCTCCCGGGCGCCGGAGCCGGCGATGAGGACCCTGGTCACTCCCATTCGATCGTGGAGGGAGGCTTGCTGCTGATGTCGTAGACCACGCGGTTCACGCCCTGCACCTCGTTGACGATGCGCCGCGAGATGGCGCCGAGGACGTCGTAGGGCACCTTCGCCCAGTCGGCGGTCATGCCGTCGTCGCTGGTCACGATGCGGATGGCGACGACGTTGGCGTAGGTGCGCCCGTCGCCCATCACCCCCACCGACGAGATCGGCGTCAGGATCGCGAAGGACTGCCACACCTCGCGGTAGAGACCGCTGCGCTTGATCTCGTCGATGACGATCCAGTCGGCGGCGCGGAGGGTCTCGAGGCGCGCGCGGGTGACCTCGCCGATGATCCGGATCGCCAGCCCGGGGCCGGGGAACGGCTGCCGCCACACCAGGTCCTCAGGGAGACCGAGCGCGAGCCCCACCCGGCGCACCTCGTCCTTGAAGAGGTAGCGGAGCGGCTCGACCAGCTCGAAGCGCAGGTCCTTGGGGAGTCCGCCGACGTTGTGGTGGGTCTTGATCGTCCGCGCGCCGTGGGTGTCCCGAGCGGTGGACTCGATGACGTCCGGGTAGAGCGTGCCCTGGGCGAGGAAGTCGACCTGACCGAGCCGGCGCGCCTCCTGCTCGAAGACCTCGATGAAGGTGCGCCCGATCGCCCTGCGCTTCTCCTCGGGGTCGACCACCCCGGCGAGCGCGGCGAGGAAGCGATCGGTGGCGTCGACGTGGACGAGGTCGATGTGCCGCTGCCGCGACATGACGTCGATGACCCGGTCGGCCTCGGCGCGGCGGAGCAGGCCGTTGTCGACGAAGACGCAGACCAGCTGGTCGCCGATCGCGCGGTGCACCAGCGTCGCCGCCACCGCCGAGTCGACGCCGCCGCTGAGCGCGCAGAGCACCCGGCCGTCGCCCACCCGCGAGCGCACGTCGGAGACCGCCATCTCGATGAAGGACGAGGGCTCCCAGGTGCCGCTGCAGCCGCAGACCCGGTAGAGGAAGTTGCGGAGCACCTCGCGGCCGAGCGGGGTGTGCACCACCTCGGGGTGGAACTGGATGCCCAGCCGTCCCGCCGGGCCCGCCATCGCCGCGCAGGGCGAGTTCAGCGAGTGGGCGACGGCCCGGAAGCCCGGCGGCAGCCTGGTGATGACGTCGCCGTGCGACATCCACACGGGCAGCTCCGCGGGCAGCCGCTCGAAGAGCCCGCCGACCTCGTCGACCACCAGCGACGCGAGCCCGTACTCACGCCGGGTCGCCGGCTCGACGGCGCCGCCGAGGTCCTGGGCGAGCAGCTGCATGCCGTAGCAGATGCCCAGGATGGGCAGCCCGAGGTCGTAGATCCCGGGGTCGGGACGGGGCGCGCCGGGCTCGTACACCGACGCCGGCCCGCCGCTGAAGATGAGGCCGCGCGGCTTGCGGCGGCGCACCTCCTCGGCGCTCACCGTCCCCGGCAGCAGCTCGCAGTACACCTTCGCCTCGCGCACCCGGCGGGCGATCAGCTGGCTGTACTGGGAGCCGAAGTCGAGCACCAGCACGGTGTCGTGCGCGGCGGCCACCGGCGCGAGGGCGGCGAGACCGCTGCCGCCGGCGACCACGGTCATCAGGCGCCCATGCCCACGCGCTGGGCGCGCTGCTCGGTCTTGCCCTCGGTCTTGATCGACGGCGCGATCACCATCTCGGTGTCCTGGAACTCGCGGATGTTGCGGGCCCCGCAGACCCCCATCGCGCTCTTCAGCGCGCCGACCAGGTTCATGCTGCCGTCGTCGACGTGCGCCGGCCCGAAGAGCACCTCCTGGAGGGCGCCCTTGACGCCGGTGCGGATGCGCGTTCCCCGGGGCAGGTTCGGATCGGGCGTGGCCATGCCCCAGTGGTTGCCGTGGCCCGCCGCCTCCTCGGTGGCGGCGAAGATGGAGCCGATCATCACCGCGTCGGCGCCGCTCGCGAACGCCTTGGTGATGTCGCCGCCGATGCGCATGCCGCCGTCGGTGATGATCGCCACCCGCTCGCCGCTCCGTCGCAGGTGGTCGTCACGGGCGGCCGCGCAGTCGCTGGTGGCGGTCACCTGGGGCACACCCACTCCCAGCACCGCGCGAGTGGTGCAGGCGGCGCCGGGGCCGACGCCCACCAGCAGCCCCCGGATCCCGGTGTCCATCAGCTCGAGGGCGGTCGCGTAGTCGACGCAGTTGCCGACCACGACCGGGATGTCGAGCGCCTGGGTGAGCTCGCGGAACGAGAGCTGGCGGTACGACCTGCTCACGTGCCGGGCGGTGAGCACCGTCCCCTGCACGACGAAGACGTCGGCGCCGGCCTCCTGCACCAGCGGCCCCCGCCTTTCGGCGTGGTTGGGGATCGAGGAGACCGCGCAGCGCACCCCGCCGTGCTTGATCTGCTCGATCCGCTGGCCGATCAGCCCGTCCTGCACCGGCGCGGTGTAGAGCCTCTGCAGGAGCAGGTTGATCTGGTCCGGTGGGGTGTCGGCGATCTCCAGCAGGACCTCGGTGGGATCCTCGTACCGGGTCTGCAGGCCGTCGAGGTTGAGCACCGCGAGCCCGCCGAGTCGCCCCATGGTGACCGCGAAGCGGGTGTCGACCACACCGTCCATGGCGGCCGCCAGGATGGGGAGGTCGAAGGTCGAGCCGTCGAGCTGGAAGGAGACGTCGATCTCAGCCGGGTTGATGGTCACCGTGCCGGGAACCAGCGCCACCTCGTCGAAGCCGTAGGCGCGCCGTGCCCGCTTCCCTCGTCCTAGCTCGAACTCCATGAGACCTCCGGTGCGACGATCGCGCCCGCGCGCCCCAGGGTCTCGGGAATGCGACGAGCGCCCAGCGCAGCGGTGGGCTGCGCTGGGCGCTCGTCTCCCCGAGGAGCCGGCGAGGTCCTCACCGGCAGGGGCATGCGCTGCACTTCGTCATGGCCATCCAGGTGGCAGCAGAGCATACCAGACAGCCCGCCCGAGGGTCGGTGACCGCACCCCATGTTGTGCCTGCCAACCCACGCACCCACCAGATGTGGTAGGGCTCAGGGGGTGGGTGAGGCGGCCGGCGACGGCTTCGGCGTGGGCGTCGGATCGGGCGTCGGCGGAGGCGTCGGAGGGAACGGCGTCGGCGTCGGCGCCGGCGACGGAGTGGGCAGTGGCGTCGTCGGCGGCCCCGGCGGCGGCGTCGGGGCGGGTGCCGGGGTCGGAGCCGGAGTCGGAGCCGGAGTCGGGGCCGGCTTCGG encodes:
- the purD gene encoding phosphoribosylamine--glycine ligase, which translates into the protein MGVTRVLIAGSGAREHALAWGCARHPGTELICAPGNGGTAGLAENVAVAADDVPAMVRLAVEREVDLVVIGPDGAIAAGLADGCAERGIAVFGPTRAAGRVESSKEFTKLLAGSAGIPTAAWQAGGVDDRHRLHGFAAELGTCVVKADGLALGKGVTVCDDAAAARAAIDACLLEGRFGEAGTRVVVEERMSGREVSVLALSDGDSVRALAPACDYKRIHDGDRGPNTGGMGAYAPPAGLDPDSTLDDALRRFVEPCVAALRAQGTPFRGCLYAGLMLTDAGPRLVEFNARLGDPETQVVLPLLGEDLLDLLTACARGGLEGGRARALAGAAVGVVAAAAGYPGSVRGGDAITGLEALDGDALLFHAGTRRDPDGTVRTAGGRVLTVVARGDTIAAARERAYANLGRVRFEGMQHRGDIADPAGAQVAAAPGAAGR
- the purE gene encoding 5-(carboxyamino)imidazole ribonucleotide mutase, with the translated sequence MSGAPVRVGIVMGSESDAAAMQRCAEVLEDYGIGHETAVISAHRALDVLQRYAATAPGRGLRVLVAGAGAAAALPGVLAALTPLPVIGVPLTGTPLNGFDALLSIVQMPPGVPVATVAVGEMGARNAGHLAARILALGDPAVAAAVERVRAAMRGKVRLPEGFEAGG
- the guaA gene encoding glutamine-hydrolyzing GMP synthase, whose protein sequence is MTVVAGGSGLAALAPVAAAHDTVLVLDFGSQYSQLIARRVREAKVYCELLPGTVSAEEVRRRKPRGLIFSGGPASVYEPGAPRPDPGIYDLGLPILGICYGMQLLAQDLGGAVEPATRREYGLASLVVDEVGGLFERLPAELPVWMSHGDVITRLPPGFRAVAHSLNSPCAAMAGPAGRLGIQFHPEVVHTPLGREVLRNFLYRVCGCSGTWEPSSFIEMAVSDVRSRVGDGRVLCALSGGVDSAVAATLVHRAIGDQLVCVFVDNGLLRRAEADRVIDVMSRQRHIDLVHVDATDRFLAALAGVVDPEEKRRAIGRTFIEVFEQEARRLGQVDFLAQGTLYPDVIESTARDTHGARTIKTHHNVGGLPKDLRFELVEPLRYLFKDEVRRVGLALGLPEDLVWRQPFPGPGLAIRIIGEVTRARLETLRAADWIVIDEIKRSGLYREVWQSFAILTPISSVGVMGDGRTYANVVAIRIVTSDDGMTADWAKVPYDVLGAISRRIVNEVQGVNRVVYDISSKPPSTIEWE
- a CDS encoding GuaB3 family IMP dehydrogenase-related protein, whose protein sequence is MEFELGRGKRARRAYGFDEVALVPGTVTINPAEIDVSFQLDGSTFDLPILAAAMDGVVDTRFAVTMGRLGGLAVLNLDGLQTRYEDPTEVLLEIADTPPDQINLLLQRLYTAPVQDGLIGQRIEQIKHGGVRCAVSSIPNHAERRGPLVQEAGADVFVVQGTVLTARHVSRSYRQLSFRELTQALDIPVVVGNCVDYATALELMDTGIRGLLVGVGPGAACTTRAVLGVGVPQVTATSDCAAARDDHLRRSGERVAIITDGGMRIGGDITKAFASGADAVMIGSIFAATEEAAGHGNHWGMATPDPNLPRGTRIRTGVKGALQEVLFGPAHVDDGSMNLVGALKSAMGVCGARNIREFQDTEMVIAPSIKTEGKTEQRAQRVGMGA